A window of Sulfurirhabdus autotrophica contains these coding sequences:
- a CDS encoding O-antigen ligase family protein gives MAKNLKQMGMQSRNGIKQQNSRFSHPLWIILILVGFISALVPFDPGSVLTSPSLIKPELAEQFYRFIKSSMLWVPIGLMFGIAGLGNIPRIWVGLLVTGTFLYFGFSLDVFNMVTVQEILAVAPGLATGLWLGERSFLSERKDTLLRTQSIPATTRSSNKETYAGNIEPKATALASADNNAVNEKTMPLSKSRATTHNRDNTSVNQSALSIYFKCLMAFIILLVVSAVLFGFPRWPIALGVGLALYLSILWRYPQAWLLVIPATLPLLDLAPWTGRFFFDEFDLLILSTLALLLCRTTPEPALSFSPRMRLLFLTLCISVLISFTNGLLPLQPLDANAFSNYFSHYNSLRVAKGFVWGIVLYGMLRSSEDLSQAQRFFSIGMMIGLAGVSVAALHEYWLFSGTSALDYRVTATFSSMHIGGGHIEAYLIFALSFTWLLLWQEKRIWIKAIAIGVFLIAIYALVTTVARGGIVALAVVFVILAFGMYRNLRARGTSRTLHYTASALLVSGLIVVILGIGTATFLQQRFAQTGEDAHTRFTHWSKSLNLLQKSWIEQLFGAGLGSFPERYFYANFDSSMGNYRYKTEQDNRYLSLNSGGTLYMAQSIKIMPNSPYTLSLDVRASDQTKRLDISICEKKLFNSHLCQWLNVPVTKSKEWQHQNIVFSSGQVGQGAWWARRPVQLSLYNPQDKGVVDIDNIHLTDSNGDNLISNGDFAQGGDYWFFKSGNHLAWHIKNMWVHLIFEQGIIGLIIFCTLTLVAVWHLLRSLYAGSPHATAWLASISGLLTIGFVDSLFDAPRLGMMLVLALLVGISQSTRSKTSLT, from the coding sequence ATGGCTAAGAATCTAAAACAAATGGGGATGCAATCTAGAAATGGCATCAAGCAGCAGAATAGTCGATTTTCCCATCCGCTCTGGATAATACTGATACTGGTTGGATTTATTTCAGCTCTGGTTCCATTCGATCCAGGTTCTGTGCTCACATCACCAAGCCTTATAAAACCTGAACTGGCTGAGCAATTTTATCGATTTATTAAATCCTCCATGCTATGGGTGCCCATTGGCCTTATGTTCGGCATTGCTGGCTTGGGCAATATTCCTCGCATCTGGGTTGGATTGTTGGTAACTGGCACTTTTCTTTACTTCGGATTTTCACTTGACGTTTTCAATATGGTGACCGTGCAAGAAATTCTGGCGGTGGCACCTGGCTTGGCCACCGGGCTTTGGCTGGGAGAGCGTTCGTTTTTATCTGAGCGGAAAGACACACTACTTCGCACCCAAAGCATCCCAGCTACTACCCGCTCAAGTAACAAAGAAACTTATGCAGGCAATATTGAACCAAAAGCAACCGCTCTTGCCTCGGCTGATAATAATGCAGTCAATGAAAAGACAATGCCTTTGAGTAAAAGTAGGGCAACAACACACAACAGAGACAACACTTCCGTAAATCAGTCTGCTTTATCCATATATTTCAAGTGCTTGATGGCATTCATCATATTATTGGTTGTGTCCGCAGTATTGTTCGGCTTCCCTCGTTGGCCTATCGCCTTGGGTGTCGGTTTAGCACTTTACCTCTCTATACTTTGGCGTTATCCGCAAGCCTGGTTGCTTGTTATCCCTGCTACGTTACCGCTGCTTGACTTGGCGCCCTGGACAGGACGTTTCTTTTTTGATGAATTTGATTTATTGATATTAAGCACCCTGGCCCTTTTGCTTTGCCGGACTACTCCCGAGCCAGCACTGAGTTTCTCACCACGCATGAGACTGTTATTTCTAACTCTCTGTATTTCAGTACTGATAAGTTTTACCAACGGCTTACTTCCATTACAACCCCTAGACGCGAATGCATTCTCCAACTATTTTAGTCACTACAATAGCCTGCGGGTTGCCAAAGGTTTTGTTTGGGGAATAGTTCTCTATGGCATGCTTCGCTCTAGCGAAGACTTATCACAAGCCCAACGATTTTTCAGCATTGGCATGATGATAGGCCTGGCTGGCGTATCAGTAGCTGCTTTACATGAATATTGGCTGTTCAGCGGGACAAGTGCTCTCGATTATCGTGTCACTGCAACTTTCTCCAGCATGCATATTGGAGGGGGGCACATTGAAGCGTATCTGATTTTTGCATTGTCTTTCACTTGGCTCTTACTGTGGCAGGAAAAAAGAATTTGGATTAAAGCAATTGCGATTGGCGTGTTTCTTATTGCCATTTACGCCTTGGTCACGACTGTAGCGCGAGGGGGAATTGTCGCGCTTGCCGTAGTATTCGTCATACTCGCTTTTGGCATGTACCGCAACTTGCGTGCGAGAGGAACTTCACGCACGTTACACTATACTGCGAGCGCATTGCTTGTCAGCGGATTAATAGTGGTCATCTTGGGGATTGGAACTGCCACTTTTTTGCAGCAACGTTTTGCCCAAACTGGGGAAGATGCGCATACCCGATTTACGCATTGGTCCAAATCATTAAACTTACTGCAAAAGTCATGGATCGAGCAGCTTTTTGGTGCTGGGTTAGGCTCGTTCCCCGAACGTTACTTCTACGCTAATTTTGACTCGTCTATGGGCAATTATCGCTACAAGACGGAACAAGATAATCGTTACCTCAGTTTAAACTCAGGCGGTACGTTGTATATGGCACAAAGTATCAAAATTATGCCAAACTCACCCTACACCCTTTCTCTGGATGTACGCGCAAGCGACCAGACTAAACGACTGGATATTTCCATTTGTGAAAAAAAATTATTTAATTCCCATCTTTGCCAATGGCTAAATGTTCCTGTCACCAAAAGTAAAGAGTGGCAGCATCAAAATATTGTTTTTTCCAGTGGCCAAGTTGGGCAAGGGGCGTGGTGGGCTAGACGTCCCGTTCAACTTTCACTTTATAATCCACAAGATAAAGGGGTCGTAGATATTGATAATATCCACCTAACTGATAGTAATGGTGATAATCTCATCTCTAACGGTGATTTCGCTCAAGGGGGAGATTATTGGTTCTTTAAATCAGGGAACCATCTTGCCTGGCATATAAAAAATATGTGGGTTCACCTGATATTTGAACAAGGCATAATCGGCCTGATAATTTTTTGCACCTTAACTCTCGTAGCTGTGTGGCATTTATTACGCAGTTTGTATGCAGGTTCCCCACACGCGACTGCATGGCTGGCTAGCATTAGTGGCTTGCTCACTATCGGATTTGTGGATAGTTTATTTGATGCCCCAAGATTGGGCATGATGCTTGTTTTAGCGTTGCTTGTTGGTATTTCACAATCTACTCGTAGCAAAACAAGTCTTACTTAA
- a CDS encoding PEP-CTERM sorting domain-containing protein yields MLSLAYSQIATATNAIWLKDTNGVVCTNSASSNSGQLVGLGDAASGSVTIDNPGTGTTNCTGIPTTTSPITFSGFAQNTVPISMIKPGTNNNPECLNQGSNLSGVNGSATTSGFTLTFAFSYTNGCPAPLPVFTRTATLTDGSTVFNGTYYVYNTNTVPEPSTIMLLLAGLLGLAGMSWLKRSGRMSPPQY; encoded by the coding sequence ATGCTATCGCTTGCATATTCGCAAATTGCGACTGCCACGAATGCGATTTGGCTGAAAGATACAAATGGGGTGGTATGCACAAACTCCGCTAGCAGCAACTCAGGTCAACTCGTCGGATTGGGTGACGCTGCCTCCGGTAGTGTAACAATTGACAATCCTGGTACCGGAACAACCAACTGCACCGGCATCCCAACCACTACCAGCCCTATCACTTTCAGTGGGTTTGCGCAGAACACTGTGCCAATCAGCATGATAAAACCAGGAACTAACAACAATCCAGAGTGTTTGAATCAAGGGAGTAACTTATCTGGTGTAAATGGGTCGGCGACTACTAGCGGTTTTACCCTGACTTTTGCCTTCTCTTACACAAATGGCTGCCCCGCACCTCTGCCAGTATTTACCAGAACTGCAACGTTGACTGACGGATCGACCGTTTTCAATGGTACTTACTATGTATACAATACCAACACGGTTCCTGAACCCAGCACCATTATGCTGCTATTAGCAGGACTATTGGGTTTGGCTGGAATGAGTTGGCTCAAACGTAGTGGGCGCATGTCACCCCCTCAGTACTAA
- a CDS encoding putative O-glycosylation ligase, exosortase A system-associated, giving the protein MTEMRDFAIFTMLLSFAMLAMYRPWLGVLGLAILSYMHPQGYALGFAKHIPVFLILFGVVSLSTVTHYVRTRPSYTLPFDWRLVFLIALWLWFGVSSYFAIFPSGALEKYIDVLKILPPLLLTLLLIDGREKLRYLMITIVVAILIVAVKGGYWAVINGFHDRVYGPPGSPYADNNEFAVVVSMVIPLLFLWLRESKDKLLRMVIMGGILLCYGSVISSWSRGGMLALFVVTLMLLWHSKKKLLAVPFLVIVLAGFFVQLPGNWFERMETLSAVEQDASAQSRLAVWRIGREFVLHHPVTGGGFDAWPALTLSTGGPLDWHSAYVEMATEHGLVGLAIWSLLLFGTLASLTRLGVTAARKGLTWAADYAAMIRASLMAYMVGGLTLGIAYWELPYHLIMIAIVLGEIVTKGIFDKNETGIDQNSSKSG; this is encoded by the coding sequence ATGACTGAAATGCGCGATTTTGCCATTTTCACCATGTTGCTGAGTTTTGCCATGCTGGCCATGTACCGGCCATGGCTCGGCGTACTTGGATTGGCTATACTCAGTTATATGCATCCGCAGGGCTATGCACTGGGATTCGCGAAACACATACCGGTGTTCCTGATTTTATTCGGCGTTGTAAGTCTCAGTACTGTTACGCATTATGTTCGGACAAGGCCATCCTATACCTTGCCATTCGACTGGCGTTTGGTTTTCTTAATCGCATTATGGTTATGGTTCGGGGTAAGTAGTTACTTTGCCATTTTCCCCTCCGGTGCCCTTGAAAAATACATAGATGTTCTCAAAATTTTGCCTCCGCTCTTGTTGACACTTTTGCTAATTGACGGCAGGGAAAAGCTTCGATATCTGATGATTACCATTGTTGTAGCAATCTTGATAGTTGCAGTAAAAGGTGGCTATTGGGCGGTGATAAATGGTTTTCATGATCGCGTTTATGGCCCCCCAGGAAGCCCGTATGCTGACAACAACGAGTTTGCTGTCGTAGTATCGATGGTTATCCCGCTACTATTTTTATGGCTACGCGAAAGCAAGGATAAACTGCTTCGCATGGTTATTATGGGGGGTATTTTACTATGCTACGGATCAGTTATCTCTTCATGGTCTCGTGGAGGGATGTTAGCATTGTTTGTCGTAACACTGATGTTGTTATGGCACAGTAAAAAGAAATTATTAGCCGTACCCTTCCTGGTGATAGTACTTGCCGGGTTCTTTGTGCAATTGCCCGGAAACTGGTTTGAACGCATGGAAACCCTCTCGGCAGTGGAACAGGATGCTTCAGCTCAAAGTCGCCTGGCCGTCTGGCGAATTGGCCGAGAATTTGTACTGCATCACCCAGTGACAGGAGGTGGCTTTGATGCCTGGCCGGCGTTGACCCTGTCAACGGGCGGGCCACTGGACTGGCATAGCGCCTATGTTGAGATGGCTACCGAGCATGGACTGGTCGGCCTGGCTATTTGGAGTCTATTACTTTTCGGCACTCTCGCTAGCCTCACACGACTTGGAGTGACCGCCGCACGTAAAGGACTCACATGGGCAGCAGACTATGCAGCCATGATACGAGCTTCGCTCATGGCTTACATGGTCGGTGGGCTCACCCTTGGTATTGCATACTGGGAGTTACCTTATCATCTAATTATGATTGCTATCGTGTTAGGGGAGATTGTCACAAAGGGTATTTTCGACAAAAATGAAACAGGAATTGATCAAAATAGCAGTAAGTCTGGTTAG
- a CDS encoding VanZ family protein: MPGNTKDRFISGRKSDVQSIQSVRNSLFYTGLAYLTFVIYGSLVPLDFHNRSWDNAWQAFMAIPYLNLGIGSRADWVANILLFIPLAFIWLGILWHRSNFGLRVLSTLTILFCAFALSIGIEFTQLFFPPRTVSLNDIIAESIGACIGIFLWWIYGEKLLSWLTRWSLAKGNTGLAERLLFLYLFGLFGYNLLPLDLTLSPIEIYHKWKEGRVILIPFSYIFENPQQALYGVISDVAIWAPVAFLWQLASTRPAFSIWLYVISASALLEFLQLFVYTRVSNVTQILTAALGAVIGLQLVNLFKNEKLGAATAHSRKSNGALHLILWLAATLFWTAIIITVFWYPFDFHFSREFAAKNLPGMLRVPFLTYYYGTEYRAITEVLHKMGFFLPLGALLGLGVTQIHHYSWRQFAGWFAILSISLFALGIELGQAFLPGKFADITDWMLETLGGILGYSLFKIILSRSGHGYPTHRKHQRNAQPTRFQE, from the coding sequence ATGCCAGGAAACACAAAAGACCGTTTCATTTCGGGTAGAAAGTCCGATGTACAGTCAATCCAAAGCGTACGCAACTCTCTTTTCTATACGGGTTTAGCGTATCTGACTTTTGTTATATATGGCAGTCTGGTGCCGCTTGATTTTCACAATCGAAGTTGGGATAACGCGTGGCAGGCCTTCATGGCTATTCCCTACCTCAATCTTGGCATCGGCTCCCGTGCCGACTGGGTAGCCAACATTTTGTTATTCATCCCACTGGCTTTTATCTGGCTTGGCATTTTGTGGCATCGCTCAAATTTTGGCCTGAGAGTTTTGTCTACCCTCACCATTCTGTTCTGTGCATTTGCCTTAAGTATTGGCATTGAATTCACCCAACTGTTTTTCCCACCTCGAACAGTATCCCTGAATGACATTATTGCCGAAAGTATAGGCGCTTGCATCGGCATTTTCCTTTGGTGGATATACGGTGAAAAGCTATTGTCGTGGCTGACTCGCTGGTCTTTGGCTAAGGGAAACACCGGATTAGCAGAACGCTTGCTCTTCCTCTACCTGTTTGGGCTGTTTGGTTACAATCTGTTACCACTGGATCTGACTCTGAGTCCCATAGAAATTTATCATAAATGGAAAGAGGGACGGGTAATCCTGATTCCTTTTAGCTATATATTCGAAAATCCACAACAAGCGTTATATGGTGTGATCAGTGATGTGGCGATCTGGGCCCCTGTCGCTTTTTTATGGCAACTAGCCAGCACACGACCGGCATTTTCCATATGGCTTTATGTCATTAGCGCTTCTGCTCTTTTAGAGTTTTTACAATTGTTTGTTTACACACGTGTCAGCAATGTTACCCAAATATTGACTGCCGCCTTAGGCGCTGTAATTGGTTTACAGCTTGTAAACCTCTTCAAAAATGAAAAACTGGGCGCGGCCACCGCTCATTCACGCAAAAGTAATGGCGCCCTCCACCTGATATTATGGCTAGCGGCAACATTATTCTGGACGGCTATTATAATTACCGTTTTCTGGTACCCTTTTGATTTCCACTTCAGCCGGGAGTTCGCCGCCAAAAATTTGCCCGGCATGCTGAGAGTCCCTTTTTTAACATATTATTACGGTACGGAGTATCGTGCTATCACGGAAGTTTTGCATAAAATGGGGTTTTTTTTGCCACTGGGAGCGCTATTAGGGTTGGGAGTGACTCAAATTCACCATTATTCCTGGAGACAATTTGCAGGCTGGTTCGCTATTCTTAGCATCAGTCTATTTGCATTAGGGATCGAACTCGGCCAAGCATTCCTGCCGGGTAAATTTGCGGATATTACTGATTGGATGCTAGAAACGCTTGGCGGCATACTGGGCTACTCTCTATTTAAAATAATTCTGAGCAGATCCGGTCATGGATACCCAACCCATCGCAAGCATCAACGCAACGCTCAACCTACTCGTTTTCAAGAATGA
- a CDS encoding right-handed parallel beta-helix repeat-containing protein, producing the protein MIQSIAFILLAFSQTLSIARIFSVTPKNYFTSLKYLEPGDTLLLQPGNYLKGLPIHRINGEANQLITITGPTNGPQPVFIARQGHNTISINNTSYIVIRNLELDGQGFPVDGVKCEGNAEWAHHVTLENLVIKNHGNNQQSVGISTKCPAWNWVIRGNTILGAGTGIYLGNSDGSAPFVAGLIEFNRVADTIGYNLQIKHQNPRPDIAGMPTESSTTIIRHNLFSKTNNGATGPLARPNVLVGHWPLSGHGTTDRYEIYGNFFYQNPTEALFQGEGNIALYNNLFINDDGNAIRIRPHNDIPRAIAIFYNTVIASGTGISITIGPESEGFTQKVTANAVFAKQPIVAKWQKSNITDARLIAANYLVRPFVKYTEINLYPKKGQLKLQKLDSSIFNAFTDGDKDFNGRKREGLYCGAYSGDGRNPGWIPKLSDKIPF; encoded by the coding sequence ATGATTCAAAGTATTGCATTCATTTTACTTGCGTTCTCGCAAACACTATCAATTGCGCGCATTTTTTCAGTTACCCCGAAAAATTATTTTACTTCCTTAAAGTATTTGGAGCCTGGTGATACGCTATTGTTGCAGCCTGGCAATTATCTGAAAGGTCTCCCCATCCACCGAATAAATGGGGAAGCAAATCAGCTTATCACCATTACTGGCCCCACAAATGGACCTCAGCCTGTATTTATCGCTAGACAAGGGCACAACACCATCAGCATCAACAATACCAGTTATATTGTGATTCGTAATCTGGAACTGGATGGACAAGGTTTCCCTGTCGATGGCGTAAAATGTGAAGGCAACGCCGAGTGGGCTCATCACGTTACCTTGGAAAATTTGGTCATCAAAAACCATGGCAATAATCAGCAATCGGTTGGCATCTCGACCAAGTGTCCTGCATGGAACTGGGTGATCCGAGGGAACACCATTCTTGGAGCAGGCACGGGAATTTACCTTGGAAATTCAGATGGCAGCGCACCATTTGTGGCAGGCTTGATCGAATTTAACCGAGTTGCAGATACTATTGGTTATAACTTGCAAATCAAACACCAGAATCCTCGACCCGATATTGCCGGCATGCCAACTGAATCTTCTACCACGATTATCCGTCACAATTTATTCAGCAAAACAAACAATGGTGCTACCGGCCCCTTGGCAAGACCAAACGTGTTGGTGGGCCATTGGCCACTGAGCGGCCACGGAACTACAGATCGTTATGAAATATATGGTAATTTTTTTTACCAGAACCCTACTGAGGCACTGTTTCAGGGAGAGGGAAATATTGCACTTTACAATAACCTGTTCATCAATGATGATGGCAATGCTATCCGGATACGGCCACATAATGATATTCCACGCGCCATAGCTATTTTCTACAATACAGTGATCGCTTCTGGCACTGGGATATCGATTACTATTGGGCCTGAAAGTGAAGGCTTTACCCAAAAAGTAACTGCTAATGCCGTATTTGCCAAGCAGCCTATTGTCGCAAAATGGCAGAAAAGCAATATCACTGACGCACGCCTGATCGCTGCGAATTATCTTGTCAGACCATTTGTAAAATATACCGAAATAAATCTTTACCCCAAAAAAGGGCAATTAAAATTGCAAAAGCTGGATTCCAGCATTTTTAATGCTTTTACGGACGGGGATAAAGATTTTAATGGTCGAAAACGGGAAGGTCTATATTGCGGAGCTTATAGCGGTGACGGTAGAAATCCGGGTTGGATACCAAAACTAAGTGACAAAATCCCATTTTAA
- a CDS encoding ABC transporter permease encodes MISVLKNLYEYRELMAVLTWKNVTLRYKQAYLGIAWAVVKPFTLMLIFTVVKSFVGIDSGTIPYPLLTFAALMPWVFFQEAASEGVVSVVGNSNLIKKIYFPREIFPLTAVITKLVELGISFFILAGMMIWYHFVPSIYILWVPFIIFYTILAALSIAFVGAAVNVYYRDVGTALPVLLSLLMYASPVIYPLQLVKDKLLVQQSAGEWSNLAYTIYTLNPMAGVIDAFQSVVLRNQPPDLMAMLPGMILIAILLPLSFLFFKRAESYFADVI; translated from the coding sequence ATGATTTCAGTCTTAAAAAATTTATACGAATACCGGGAGTTGATGGCGGTACTCACTTGGAAAAATGTCACATTACGCTATAAGCAGGCCTATTTGGGCATTGCATGGGCAGTGGTGAAGCCTTTCACCCTCATGCTGATTTTTACGGTGGTCAAGAGTTTTGTCGGTATCGACAGCGGCACTATTCCGTATCCCCTGCTGACCTTTGCAGCACTAATGCCATGGGTGTTTTTTCAAGAGGCAGCGTCGGAAGGCGTAGTCAGCGTTGTCGGCAATTCAAATCTGATCAAAAAAATCTATTTTCCACGAGAGATTTTCCCTCTTACGGCCGTTATTACTAAACTGGTAGAGCTTGGTATCAGCTTTTTCATTCTCGCCGGAATGATGATTTGGTATCACTTTGTCCCGAGTATTTATATTTTATGGGTTCCTTTCATCATTTTTTATACTATTCTGGCTGCACTTAGCATCGCTTTTGTCGGCGCGGCCGTGAATGTTTACTACCGAGATGTGGGCACGGCTTTACCGGTTTTACTATCTTTGTTGATGTATGCTTCACCGGTGATTTACCCATTGCAACTTGTAAAAGATAAATTGCTGGTGCAACAATCAGCTGGTGAGTGGTCGAATCTGGCTTATACAATTTATACCCTTAACCCTATGGCAGGAGTTATCGATGCATTCCAAAGTGTTGTTCTGAGAAATCAGCCGCCTGATTTAATGGCCATGTTACCTGGCATGATCCTGATCGCGATTCTTCTTCCCTTGAGCTTTCTTTTCTTCAAGCGTGCTGAGTCTTATTTTGCGGATGTAATCTGA
- a CDS encoding ABC transporter ATP-binding protein, giving the protein MSIIQVDHVTKEYQLGQIHSIKTAALNQWRRVTGQEVEKRLPFKALDNVNFSIEKGEVVGIIGHNGAGKSTMLKLLANISKPSSGSITVKGKVAPLIEVGAGLVGELTGRENVYLNGAILGISKREIDRKFDDIVAFAELEEFIDTPIKRYSSGMSVRLGFAIATSVDSDILIVDEVLAVGDLAFQRKCFDRMEDVIRRQGRTVLLVSHNIRQVERMCTRVMMLNHGSIIHDGDPHKTCDQFYQLSNQTIRDQKAKDSSKRIISSGEIDNVEVNVLDPQGEVTDSFAEGSALWIRIRFTLKQPLSNPEFHVGTHTTDFVYLTGESTAVLGESHEFPAGNHEIEQFIPVYPLVPGTYGIRFAVIDQRGRVVFHGESLVFFNVKAKTMNAPLQDELRLVAVPVEWTLQGAHFSMSDRLRFPAR; this is encoded by the coding sequence ATGTCTATTATTCAAGTTGACCACGTTACCAAAGAATATCAATTAGGGCAGATACACAGCATAAAGACAGCGGCGCTAAACCAATGGCGAAGAGTTACTGGCCAGGAAGTTGAAAAGCGCCTGCCATTCAAGGCACTGGATAATGTCAACTTCAGTATAGAGAAGGGTGAAGTGGTTGGGATTATCGGCCACAATGGAGCGGGTAAGAGTACGATGCTCAAGCTGTTGGCAAACATTTCAAAGCCTTCAAGTGGCAGCATTACCGTCAAAGGCAAAGTGGCACCGCTGATCGAAGTCGGTGCAGGTTTGGTGGGGGAGCTCACCGGGCGTGAAAATGTTTACCTTAATGGCGCTATTCTGGGTATTTCCAAGCGTGAGATAGATCGCAAGTTTGATGATATCGTCGCTTTTGCAGAGCTTGAAGAATTTATTGATACACCCATCAAGCGCTATTCATCAGGCATGTCCGTGCGGCTTGGGTTTGCTATCGCCACCAGTGTGGACTCAGATATTCTGATTGTGGATGAAGTGCTGGCCGTAGGAGATTTGGCGTTCCAACGAAAATGCTTCGACCGGATGGAGGATGTTATCAGGCGGCAGGGAAGAACCGTTTTACTCGTCAGCCATAACATCCGCCAAGTAGAAAGGATGTGCACTCGCGTAATGATGTTGAACCACGGCTCGATCATTCATGATGGCGATCCCCATAAAACTTGCGATCAGTTTTATCAATTAAGTAACCAGACAATCCGTGATCAAAAAGCGAAAGACAGCTCAAAGCGTATTATTTCGTCTGGTGAGATAGATAATGTTGAAGTTAACGTGCTTGATCCTCAAGGGGAGGTAACTGATTCTTTTGCGGAAGGGAGCGCTTTATGGATACGCATACGCTTTACGTTAAAGCAGCCTTTATCTAATCCTGAATTTCACGTTGGAACGCACACCACAGACTTTGTTTATCTTACTGGCGAATCAACTGCGGTTCTGGGAGAGTCCCATGAATTTCCCGCAGGAAACCACGAAATTGAACAGTTTATACCGGTTTATCCTTTGGTGCCTGGTACGTACGGGATTCGTTTTGCAGTGATTGATCAGCGTGGGCGCGTCGTGTTTCATGGAGAAAGTCTCGTATTCTTTAATGTGAAAGCAAAGACAATGAACGCACCGCTGCAAGATGAACTTCGACTTGTTGCTGTGCCAGTGGAATGGACATTGCAAGGTGCGCATTTCTCTATGTCTGATCGTCTTCGCTTTCCTGCAAGATGA
- a CDS encoding class I SAM-dependent methyltransferase: MQNQIYTQQRIVTNIDDCYFYHTMEIPEYGVVEGEWDLRSYVQQYLGGVEFKSKRVLEMGTASGFLCFEMEKAGAEVVCYDLSEHQSWDIVPFAKFGEEKLQLHIAERKAHIRKLNNGFWFAHNAHNSKAKVVYGSIYAIPRDIGNVDITTFTSILLHVRDPFLALYNALSLTQETVIITEVVREKSLAFEIMRRLGLPYMSFLPNHQTCEPMETWWSLSPDILRKFIRTLGFEKTETKFFSMRTQWGKRLMFTIVGHR, encoded by the coding sequence ATGCAAAATCAAATTTATACCCAGCAGCGCATAGTTACTAATATTGATGATTGCTATTTCTACCATACTATGGAGATACCCGAATATGGGGTTGTAGAGGGGGAATGGGACCTTCGCAGCTACGTGCAGCAATATCTGGGTGGAGTCGAATTTAAAAGTAAGCGAGTCCTAGAGATGGGTACGGCGAGTGGCTTCTTGTGTTTTGAGATGGAGAAAGCTGGAGCTGAAGTAGTTTGCTACGACCTTTCGGAGCACCAATCTTGGGATATTGTGCCATTCGCCAAGTTTGGCGAAGAAAAGTTACAGTTGCATATTGCAGAGCGCAAGGCTCATATTAGAAAGCTCAATAATGGGTTTTGGTTCGCCCACAACGCCCACAACTCAAAGGCAAAAGTTGTCTACGGGTCAATATATGCAATACCACGAGATATTGGCAATGTTGATATAACAACTTTTACATCCATCCTTCTGCATGTACGTGACCCATTCTTAGCGCTATACAACGCACTAAGCTTGACTCAAGAAACTGTGATAATCACGGAAGTTGTCCGAGAAAAAAGCCTCGCATTTGAAATAATGAGGAGGCTGGGGTTGCCGTATATGTCTTTCTTGCCAAACCACCAGACTTGCGAACCAATGGAGACTTGGTGGAGTCTCTCTCCAGATATCTTAAGGAAATTCATTCGAACTCTCGGGTTTGAGAAAACGGAGACGAAGTTTTTCTCGATGCGAACTCAATGGGGCAAGCGATTAATGTTCACTATCGTGGGGCATCGGTAA